From a region of the Apibacter sp. B3706 genome:
- the mutY gene encoding A/G-specific adenine glycosylase translates to MNFISLLQKWYKINKRLLPWRETLSPYNIWISEIIFQQTRINQGYEYYLNFIQRFPNVKVLANASEDEVLNSWQGLGYYSRAHNLHFTAKYIVNELNGIFPNSYHEIIKLKGIGKYTAAAIASISFNEKVPALDGNAFRVYSRVFGSEKDISKSSTFTYFFDLIKPLMPENPGDFNQAIMDFGSMVCTPLHPKCDQCIIQEECLAYTNNLQNVLPIKSSSVKIKEESIHYAYLFCKDLTLIKKRNNNSIWKGLYEFPLFDQNFKNYQIIHNHQIKHKLSHRLLTITISEIEIDENDFYQVAHKINAIILNKNNLKSYAFPKPMENFLFYN, encoded by the coding sequence GTGAATTTTATTAGTCTTTTACAGAAATGGTATAAAATTAATAAACGCTTACTGCCATGGAGGGAAACTCTTTCTCCTTATAACATTTGGATTTCGGAAATTATTTTTCAGCAAACTCGTATTAATCAAGGATATGAATATTATTTAAATTTTATTCAACGGTTTCCTAATGTTAAAGTTCTGGCAAATGCCTCCGAAGATGAAGTATTAAATTCCTGGCAGGGATTGGGGTATTATTCTAGAGCGCACAATTTACACTTTACCGCAAAATACATTGTAAATGAATTAAATGGTATTTTCCCTAATTCTTATCATGAAATAATTAAACTTAAAGGAATCGGAAAATATACAGCAGCTGCCATAGCTTCAATATCTTTTAATGAAAAAGTACCCGCGCTGGACGGTAATGCATTTCGGGTATATTCCAGAGTTTTTGGCTCAGAAAAAGATATAAGTAAAAGTAGCACTTTTACCTACTTTTTTGATTTAATTAAACCTTTAATGCCAGAAAATCCGGGAGATTTCAATCAAGCGATCATGGACTTCGGTTCGATGGTCTGCACACCGTTACATCCAAAATGCGATCAATGTATTATTCAGGAGGAATGTTTGGCCTATACTAATAATTTACAAAACGTTCTTCCTATTAAATCTTCCTCGGTTAAAATTAAAGAAGAAAGTATACATTATGCTTATCTTTTTTGTAAAGACTTAACATTAATAAAAAAAAGAAATAACAATTCGATTTGGAAAGGGTTATATGAATTCCCCTTATTTGACCAAAATTTTAAAAATTACCAAATTATCCATAACCATCAGATCAAACATAAGCTTAGTCATAGATTGTTAACTATTACCATTTCAGAAATTGAAATTGATGAAAATGATTTTTATCAAGTCGCCCATAAAATAAATGCTATAATTTTGAATAAAAACAACTTAAAAAGCTACGCTTTTCCAAAACCCATGGAAAATTTTTTATTTTATAATTAA
- the dnaA gene encoding chromosomal replication initiator protein DnaA, translating into MLNSAISIWEACLQYIKDNISEKSYFTWFQPIKAVKLQDKILTIQVPSKFYYEYLEENYIKIIKSALTKNLGKDAKLVYSIMMEKNQQSENSYTVNIPSSQKAQIKVQEVEAPLFIERGVKNPFIIPGLQKLKIDSQLNTNYTFDNFIEGDSNRLARSAGKQIAKRPGGTSFNPLFIYSSVGLGKTHLAHAIGLEVKRIQSEKTVLYVSMEKFCQQFQEATKSNNRNDFIHFYQMIDVLIVDDIHFISGKKGTQEVFFHIFNHLHQNGKQIILTSDKSPVDIQDVEQRLISRFKWGLSTEIQSPDYTTRLAILQQKMEFDGIALSDEVLGYIAKNIKTNIRELEGSLNSIIAQATFNKKEITLDLVEKTLSNLITNSKKDITIDYIQNLVCDYFKVSIDALQSKTRKRDIVQARQLAMYFAKKYTNASLSSIGIQIGKRDHATVLHACKTVDNLFETDKLFKSYVDDLNKKLTSDI; encoded by the coding sequence ATGTTAAATTCTGCGATTTCAATATGGGAAGCCTGTCTACAATATATCAAAGATAATATCTCTGAGAAATCCTATTTTACATGGTTCCAACCTATCAAGGCCGTAAAGCTTCAAGATAAAATATTAACCATACAGGTACCCAGTAAGTTTTACTATGAATATCTTGAAGAAAATTACATAAAGATAATAAAAAGTGCCTTAACCAAAAATTTGGGAAAAGATGCCAAATTGGTTTATTCCATTATGATGGAAAAAAACCAACAATCTGAAAATTCCTATACCGTTAACATTCCAAGTTCCCAAAAAGCACAAATAAAGGTTCAGGAAGTGGAAGCTCCCCTATTTATTGAAAGAGGAGTTAAAAATCCATTTATTATTCCCGGATTACAAAAATTAAAGATTGATAGTCAACTCAATACAAATTATACATTTGATAATTTTATTGAAGGAGATTCTAATCGTCTTGCCCGTTCTGCGGGAAAACAAATTGCTAAAAGACCCGGCGGTACTTCTTTTAATCCTTTATTTATTTATAGTAGTGTAGGTTTAGGAAAAACCCATTTGGCTCATGCTATCGGCTTAGAAGTTAAAAGAATTCAATCTGAAAAAACCGTCTTGTATGTTTCCATGGAAAAATTTTGTCAACAATTCCAGGAAGCTACTAAATCAAACAATAGAAATGATTTTATTCATTTTTATCAAATGATTGATGTGTTGATCGTCGATGATATTCATTTCATATCGGGTAAAAAAGGTACACAAGAAGTATTTTTCCATATTTTTAATCATTTACATCAAAACGGAAAACAGATTATATTAACCTCGGATAAATCGCCGGTAGACATTCAAGATGTTGAGCAACGATTAATCTCTCGATTCAAATGGGGACTTTCAACTGAAATACAATCCCCTGATTATACTACGAGGTTAGCAATTCTCCAACAAAAAATGGAATTTGATGGTATTGCGCTTTCTGATGAAGTTTTAGGATATATTGCTAAAAATATAAAAACCAATATTAGAGAACTGGAAGGATCTCTAAATTCCATAATTGCTCAGGCAACTTTCAATAAAAAGGAAATAACCTTAGATCTTGTTGAAAAAACACTATCAAATCTTATTACTAATTCAAAAAAAGATATTACCATAGATTATATTCAAAACTTGGTTTGCGATTATTTTAAAGTATCAATTGATGCTTTACAATCAAAAACCAGAAAAAGAGATATTGTTCAGGCGAGACAATTAGCTATGTATTTCGCTAAAAAATATACCAATGCCTCTCTTTCTTCTATTGGTATTCAAATTGGTAAAAGAGATCACGCAACTGTATTACATGCTTGTAAAACGGTTGACAACTTATTTGAAACAGATAAGTTATTCAAATCTTATGTTGACGATTTAAATAAAAAATTGACTTCTGATATATGA
- a CDS encoding NifU family protein produces MKLKIEKTPNKNIIKFVAPSTLVEGSYEISDIKKAVDIPIAQELLQLPFVTHIFITANFIAVQKNDMVEWDMVLDEVKELIEDELLANPSVVLQPRNTPISVYVEMTPNASVMKFVTNKILVEGIIELKNESEAKEVPLAQYLFNFPYVKEVFISDNFVSITKADDYQWEDISMELRYTISEYLREEKEISNIKNFSTYKTTDHTEREFSEIEIKIKNILDEYVLPAIAGDGGNIELISFDEETKVAKMLLQGACNGCPSSTFTLKNGIEELLKQMLPNEIEAVEAING; encoded by the coding sequence ATGAAATTAAAAATTGAAAAAACTCCCAATAAAAATATAATTAAATTCGTTGCCCCCTCAACATTAGTAGAAGGCAGTTATGAAATATCGGATATAAAAAAAGCAGTTGATATTCCTATAGCACAAGAATTACTTCAATTGCCATTTGTTACTCATATTTTTATTACAGCAAATTTTATTGCTGTTCAAAAAAATGATATGGTAGAATGGGATATGGTCTTAGATGAAGTAAAAGAACTAATTGAAGACGAATTACTGGCGAATCCTTCAGTTGTTTTACAGCCGCGAAATACTCCCATATCTGTGTATGTAGAAATGACGCCTAATGCCTCTGTAATGAAATTTGTTACCAACAAAATTTTAGTTGAAGGAATAATTGAATTAAAAAATGAGAGCGAAGCTAAAGAAGTCCCTTTAGCACAATATTTATTTAATTTTCCTTATGTAAAAGAAGTGTTTATATCGGATAATTTCGTGTCCATAACTAAAGCAGATGATTATCAATGGGAAGATATCTCTATGGAACTAAGGTATACTATTTCTGAATATTTAAGAGAAGAAAAAGAGATCAGCAATATAAAAAATTTTTCCACCTATAAAACTACAGATCATACGGAAAGAGAATTTTCAGAAATTGAAATTAAAATTAAAAATATTTTGGATGAATATGTGTTACCTGCAATTGCCGGAGATGGAGGTAATATAGAACTTATTTCTTTCGATGAAGAAACGAAGGTAGCTAAAATGCTTTTACAAGGCGCATGCAATGGTTGTCCATCCTCAACATTTACTTTAAAAAATGGAATTGAGGAACTTTTAAAACAAATGTTACCTAATGAAATTGAAGCAGTAGAAGCGATTAATGGGTAA
- a CDS encoding low molecular weight protein-tyrosine-phosphatase, translated as MKILMVCLGNVCRSPMAEGILRSKLPDSFTVDSAGITDYHVNEKPDKRAIQVCKKNNIDISQLRGRKFITSDFDEFDAIYVMDHANYSDIIFKAKKEADKKKVKLIMSESPTAVKQSVPDPYYGDIEDFENVFNLLNEACTCIAEKLSKD; from the coding sequence ATGAAAATATTAATGGTTTGTTTAGGTAATGTTTGTCGTTCCCCTATGGCAGAAGGAATTTTACGTTCAAAACTTCCTGATAGTTTTACTGTAGATAGTGCCGGGATAACCGATTATCATGTAAATGAAAAACCTGATAAACGTGCAATTCAGGTTTGTAAAAAAAACAATATTGATATTTCTCAGCTAAGAGGCAGAAAATTTATTACTTCTGATTTCGACGAGTTTGATGCCATATATGTTATGGATCATGCCAACTACAGTGATATAATCTTCAAAGCAAAAAAAGAAGCAGATAAGAAAAAGGTTAAGCTAATTATGTCTGAATCTCCTACTGCTGTTAAACAAAGTGTTCCAGACCCTTATTACGGTGATATAGAAGATTTTGAAAATGTTTTCAACCTATTGAATGAAGCTTGTACTTGTATTGCTGAAAAACTTTCAAAGGATTAA
- the ribD gene encoding bifunctional diaminohydroxyphosphoribosylaminopyrimidine deaminase/5-amino-6-(5-phosphoribosylamino)uracil reductase RibD, whose amino-acid sequence MGNTVDEIYMRRCIDLAQNGLGTTYPNPLVGSVIVYNNTIIGEGWHRKSGEAHAEINAISSVKDQSLLKESTIYVSLEPCAHYGKTPPCALKIKDLMFKKVVIGTQDPTSKVNGKGIEIIRNSGIEVVTGVMEKECKRLNKRFFTYHLKKRPYIILKWAETLNKKIDNGRDRNHPFWISNPFSIQKTHVLRNEEQSILVGKNTALIDNPSLTTRSVYGNNPIRLLIDKNLEIPLSHSIFDDQAETFIFTEKKSQSTTHLNYFQLDFDKDLVPQIINVLYDKNIQSVIIEGGKQTLQHFIDKGMWDEAMIITSPNILKNGTNAPILFGDISYQELVGDNLISYLKNPSTLY is encoded by the coding sequence ATGGGTAATACTGTCGATGAAATCTACATGCGGCGTTGTATAGATCTTGCTCAAAATGGTTTGGGAACCACTTATCCTAATCCTTTAGTAGGTTCTGTTATAGTTTACAACAATACAATAATTGGAGAAGGCTGGCATAGAAAATCCGGTGAAGCTCATGCTGAAATTAATGCCATTTCTTCGGTTAAAGATCAAAGTTTACTTAAAGAAAGTACCATTTATGTTTCCTTAGAGCCTTGCGCTCATTACGGAAAAACTCCTCCTTGCGCTTTAAAAATAAAGGATTTAATGTTTAAAAAAGTGGTGATCGGTACTCAGGATCCAACGAGTAAAGTTAACGGTAAAGGAATTGAAATAATTCGCAATTCAGGTATAGAAGTAGTTACCGGTGTTATGGAAAAAGAATGTAAAAGATTAAATAAAAGATTTTTTACTTATCATTTGAAAAAACGACCGTATATTATTTTAAAATGGGCAGAAACTTTAAATAAGAAAATAGATAACGGCAGAGATAGAAACCATCCGTTCTGGATCAGCAATCCGTTTTCAATACAAAAAACACATGTGTTAAGAAATGAAGAACAATCTATATTAGTCGGAAAAAATACTGCTTTAATAGACAATCCTAGTTTAACTACCCGATCTGTTTATGGTAATAACCCAATAAGATTACTCATCGATAAAAATTTAGAAATTCCCCTCAGTCATTCTATTTTCGATGACCAAGCTGAGACTTTTATCTTTACGGAAAAAAAATCTCAATCAACTACTCATTTAAACTATTTTCAATTAGATTTTGACAAGGATTTAGTTCCCCAAATTATAAATGTTTTATACGACAAAAATATTCAATCGGTAATCATCGAAGGCGGTAAACAAACCTTACAACATTTTATTGATAAAGGAATGTGGGATGAAGCAATGATCATCACGTCTCCAAATATATTAAAAAATGGTACCAATGCCCCTATTCTTTTCGGAGATATTAGTTATCAAGAATTAGTGGGAGACAACCTTATTTCATATCTTAAGAATCCATCAACGTTATATTAA
- a CDS encoding Rne/Rng family ribonuclease: protein MSKELIVSYEHSKVRIIILEGGRIQELHEEEIGNNFTVGDIIMGKVKKLAPSLNACFVNIGYEKDAFLHYLDLGPQIKSSLKYCKGVSSGKINSPKLTSFPFEEDINKDGVIQDVLTPNQDILVQITKEPISTKGPRLSSEISLAGRYLVLIPFASKTSVSRNVSTAEEKDRLKQIGEQIRPNGFGLIIRTVAEGKSAQELQSELTNLLNKWNNVCFRNIKKSKAPAKILGELDKASSILRDNLNEDFVSIVCDNEELAGEMKEYLNIIAPEKSKLVKYYDSHIPIFEYYNIDKQIKQLFGKHVNIYQSKGAYLIIEHTEAMHVIDVNSGNVTANQKSQEDAALHINKLAAAEIARQLRLRDIGGIIVIDFIDLTSSQHKKDLYEYLKKVMKDDKAKHKILPPSKFGIVQITRQRVRPQKQLNTTEENPNINGKVESPIVLVDKIQQQILNAIVSNKGKLYLHTHPFVAAYLTKGIKSIRNEWFLNYKRWIRVIPRDSFKYLEFQIQNEEKEVIYKFSN, encoded by the coding sequence ATGAGTAAAGAATTAATAGTATCATACGAACATTCAAAGGTTAGAATTATAATATTAGAAGGAGGAAGGATTCAAGAACTTCATGAAGAAGAAATAGGAAATAATTTTACGGTTGGAGATATTATTATGGGCAAAGTAAAAAAACTTGCCCCAAGTCTTAATGCTTGTTTCGTAAACATCGGATACGAAAAAGATGCTTTTTTACATTATCTTGATTTAGGTCCACAAATTAAATCTTCATTAAAATACTGTAAAGGAGTATCTTCCGGTAAAATAAATTCACCCAAATTAACTTCGTTCCCTTTTGAAGAAGATATAAACAAGGATGGAGTTATACAAGATGTTCTAACTCCTAATCAGGATATACTCGTACAAATTACCAAAGAGCCTATTTCAACCAAAGGTCCTCGATTATCTTCCGAAATTTCTTTAGCTGGAAGGTATCTTGTATTGATTCCTTTTGCATCCAAGACATCAGTTTCAAGAAATGTCTCTACTGCTGAAGAAAAAGACAGGTTGAAACAAATCGGAGAACAAATACGCCCTAATGGTTTCGGACTTATTATTAGAACGGTAGCAGAAGGTAAATCCGCTCAAGAATTACAATCGGAATTAACTAATCTTTTAAATAAATGGAACAATGTGTGCTTTCGTAATATAAAAAAAAGCAAAGCACCTGCCAAAATTTTGGGAGAGTTAGATAAAGCTTCATCAATTCTTAGGGATAATTTAAATGAAGATTTTGTTAGTATCGTTTGTGATAATGAGGAATTGGCCGGAGAGATGAAAGAATACCTCAATATTATTGCTCCCGAAAAATCTAAGTTAGTTAAATATTACGATTCCCATATTCCCATCTTTGAATATTACAATATAGATAAGCAAATAAAACAATTGTTTGGTAAGCATGTTAATATTTATCAATCGAAAGGCGCGTATTTGATAATTGAACATACTGAAGCCATGCATGTTATAGATGTTAATTCAGGGAACGTTACAGCCAATCAAAAATCTCAAGAAGATGCAGCCTTACATATCAACAAATTAGCTGCAGCAGAAATTGCTCGTCAATTGCGTTTACGGGATATCGGAGGAATCATCGTTATAGATTTTATTGATCTAACTTCATCTCAGCACAAAAAAGATCTTTATGAGTATCTAAAAAAGGTAATGAAAGATGATAAAGCAAAACATAAAATCTTACCTCCAAGTAAATTTGGAATAGTTCAAATCACCAGACAAAGAGTACGCCCTCAAAAACAGTTGAATACAACAGAGGAAAATCCTAATATTAATGGAAAAGTAGAATCTCCTATTGTATTAGTTGATAAAATTCAACAACAAATTTTAAATGCCATAGTTTCTAATAAAGGCAAATTGTATTTGCATACACATCCATTTGTTGCGGCATATCTAACTAAAGGCATTAAAAGCATACGTAATGAATGGTTTCTAAATTACAAACGATGGATTAGGGTAATTCCTAGAGACAGCTTTAAATATCTTGAATTTCAAATACAAAACGAAGAGAAGGAAGTCATTTATAAATTTTCAAATTAA
- a CDS encoding DUF349 domain-containing protein, producing the protein MGTESDNLHNAEGNEKKVESTQNLESTYNKNSSKEDSIDELNSENNKEDQSVEETTIPEKDYESFSLEKLIDELKYLHNHYPVQLIGENINSIRDIFLKKFDEHETERKQKFLNEGGDELSYQPDQFLKNKFNSAYHDYKTKLNSYYKEQEQNEQNNLNKRLQIIEELKELYTTPMESISSFFKKFRDIKERWHNAGKIPKSRAGDVFRTYFHHLDNTHEFIKLNKELEELDYAHNLEQRRAIISRAEELTTEPSVQKALNELQYLHKLWKEQAEPVAEEFRESTWQEFKAITQKIHERKSELFEKIKEEQQANLEKKQAIISQLETIASAENPDHSFWQNNVKKIENLREAFFTTGRIPKETSSDTWSKFKSLLHEINNKKNTFYKDLKKIQQENLKKKNDLLEIAKANKDSEDWEVALNLYKKIQNEWKNIGHVPRKYSDKLWDEFRENCNYFFNRYKLRNNKVNEEWIENLKRKQSLLEEISSISATDKEDALAKINDYSIQWNSIGKVPRENMNINKEFNSAIKNLIKKFDIDKNIIDEIQLNIKVENYKQSKDDKKLDEDLRKMRKQIQDLGHEIVQLENNLSYFSNANQDNPLLQNTLNNIESKKTKLDELKQTYSKLVNLNLSESDSNYEDGEDISEETEEE; encoded by the coding sequence ATGGGTACTGAATCGGATAACCTGCATAATGCAGAAGGAAATGAAAAAAAGGTTGAATCAACTCAAAATTTAGAATCAACATATAATAAAAATTCTTCTAAGGAAGATTCTATTGATGAGCTAAATTCTGAAAACAACAAGGAGGATCAATCCGTTGAAGAAACAACCATTCCTGAAAAAGATTATGAATCTTTTTCATTAGAAAAACTCATTGATGAGCTTAAATATCTTCACAATCATTATCCAGTTCAATTAATTGGAGAAAATATTAATTCCATAAGGGATATATTTTTAAAAAAATTTGATGAACATGAAACGGAACGAAAACAAAAGTTCCTTAATGAAGGTGGAGACGAGCTAAGTTATCAACCCGATCAATTCTTAAAAAACAAATTCAATTCAGCCTACCACGACTATAAAACAAAACTAAACTCATATTATAAAGAACAAGAACAAAACGAGCAAAATAATCTCAATAAAAGACTTCAGATAATTGAAGAATTAAAAGAGCTGTATACAACCCCTATGGAATCGATCAGTTCTTTTTTTAAAAAATTCAGAGATATAAAAGAAAGATGGCATAATGCAGGTAAAATTCCTAAATCAAGAGCCGGTGATGTTTTCAGAACCTATTTTCATCATTTAGATAATACACATGAATTCATCAAATTAAATAAGGAACTTGAAGAATTGGACTATGCTCATAATTTGGAACAAAGAAGGGCTATTATTAGCAGAGCCGAAGAATTGACAACTGAGCCTAGTGTGCAAAAAGCATTAAATGAACTGCAATATTTGCACAAGCTATGGAAAGAACAAGCAGAACCTGTGGCGGAAGAGTTTAGAGAAAGTACTTGGCAAGAATTTAAAGCTATAACCCAAAAAATTCACGAACGCAAATCTGAATTATTTGAAAAAATTAAAGAAGAACAACAAGCGAATTTGGAGAAAAAACAAGCCATTATTTCTCAACTTGAAACTATAGCATCCGCTGAAAATCCCGATCATTCCTTCTGGCAAAATAATGTTAAGAAAATAGAAAATTTAAGAGAAGCTTTCTTTACTACAGGAAGAATTCCTAAAGAAACCAGTAGTGACACTTGGAGTAAATTTAAAAGTTTGCTTCATGAAATCAACAATAAGAAAAATACATTTTATAAAGATTTAAAAAAGATCCAACAAGAAAATCTTAAAAAGAAAAACGACTTATTGGAAATCGCTAAAGCAAATAAAGACAGCGAAGATTGGGAAGTTGCTTTAAATCTTTATAAAAAGATTCAGAATGAATGGAAAAATATTGGTCATGTTCCAAGAAAATATTCTGATAAACTTTGGGATGAATTTAGAGAAAATTGCAATTATTTCTTTAACCGATATAAATTAAGAAATAATAAAGTTAATGAAGAATGGATCGAAAATTTAAAAAGAAAGCAAAGTCTTTTGGAAGAAATATCCTCCATTTCTGCTACTGATAAAGAAGATGCCCTTGCTAAAATCAATGATTACAGCATTCAATGGAATTCTATAGGAAAAGTTCCCAGAGAGAATATGAACATCAATAAAGAATTTAATTCAGCTATTAAAAATCTTATTAAAAAATTCGATATTGATAAAAACATCATTGATGAAATTCAATTAAATATTAAAGTAGAAAATTATAAGCAATCTAAAGATGATAAAAAGCTGGATGAAGATCTACGAAAAATGAGAAAGCAAATCCAAGATTTGGGACATGAAATTGTTCAATTGGAGAATAATTTATCATACTTTTCAAATGCCAATCAAGACAATCCTCTATTACAGAATACATTAAACAATATTGAATCTAAAAAAACTAAATTGGATGAATTAAAACAAACTTATTCAAAACTGGTTAATTTAAATTTGTCTGAAAGCGATTCAAATTATGAAGATGGTGAAGATATTTCTGAAGAAACTGAGGAAGAATAA
- a CDS encoding IMPACT family protein → MDDKFIYKTVDTDITDALLKIKGSKFYGLIFNVNNEQEVKDYLKFSETLYPNATHYCYAFRMGISGELYRANDDGEPSGTAGLPIYNQLLSSGLTNVLLIIVRYFGGTKLGVGGLIKAYKESAQYTIECAKIISKELSENYELLFDYAYQSSVMTLLKKLSIEIVSSTFSDKCYLVVEVPMKNKELFFEKFDSYLAQNFIAIKKIL, encoded by the coding sequence ATGGATGATAAATTTATTTATAAAACTGTTGATACTGATATAACGGATGCTCTTTTAAAAATTAAAGGAAGTAAATTTTACGGGCTAATATTTAATGTCAATAATGAACAAGAAGTAAAAGATTATCTAAAATTTAGTGAAACACTATATCCCAATGCAACGCATTATTGTTATGCTTTTCGAATGGGCATTTCGGGAGAGCTATACAGAGCCAATGATGATGGAGAACCTTCGGGTACTGCCGGATTACCAATCTATAATCAATTGCTTTCTTCAGGACTAACCAATGTACTTTTAATTATAGTACGATATTTTGGAGGAACTAAACTTGGGGTTGGGGGATTGATAAAAGCTTATAAAGAAAGTGCTCAATATACTATTGAATGCGCAAAAATCATTTCTAAGGAATTAAGTGAGAACTATGAGCTCTTATTTGATTATGCGTATCAATCTTCTGTTATGACTCTTTTAAAAAAATTATCGATTGAAATAGTATCAAGCACTTTTTCCGATAAATGTTATCTTGTAGTTGAAGTTCCCATGAAAAATAAAGAATTATTTTTTGAAAAATTCGATTCTTATTTGGCTCAAAATTTTATTGCCATAAAAAAAATTTTATAG
- a CDS encoding HU family DNA-binding protein — MTKADIVNSISSKLGLEKVETQKVVEVFMDEIKTAMAKGDNVYLRGFGTFLIKKRAAKTGRNISKNTTIKIPAHNVPAFKPAKSFVEDVKTNVKVKN, encoded by the coding sequence ATGACAAAAGCAGATATCGTAAATTCGATTTCAAGTAAACTGGGTCTTGAAAAAGTTGAAACTCAAAAAGTCGTGGAAGTTTTTATGGATGAGATTAAAACTGCTATGGCTAAGGGTGATAATGTTTATTTAAGAGGTTTTGGAACTTTTTTAATTAAAAAAAGAGCAGCTAAAACAGGAAGAAACATTTCTAAAAATACAACTATTAAGATTCCGGCTCACAATGTACCTGCTTTTAAACCAGCTAAGTCTTTTGTTGAAGACGTAAAAACAAATGTTAAAGTCAAAAATTAG
- the crcB gene encoding fluoride efflux transporter CrcB, whose amino-acid sequence MIYNIFLVGLGGSLGSIIRYLLSLYIQKYYGGIFPLATFLINCSGCIVIGLFLGLSERFNFINNEIKLLLITGFCGGYTTFSTFSAENLQLYQNHQFFTLALYIGISIFVGILGVWIGNFISKI is encoded by the coding sequence ATGATTTATAATATATTTTTAGTTGGATTAGGTGGATCTTTAGGTTCAATCATTCGTTATCTATTATCTCTTTATATCCAAAAATATTATGGAGGAATATTTCCTTTAGCTACCTTTCTTATAAATTGTAGCGGATGTATTGTCATCGGATTATTTTTGGGTTTATCTGAACGATTTAATTTTATAAACAATGAAATAAAATTACTATTAATAACCGGTTTTTGTGGTGGATATACTACTTTTTCAACTTTTTCAGCTGAAAATTTGCAATTATATCAAAATCATCAATTCTTCACTTTAGCTTTATATATAGGTATCAGCATCTTTGTAGGAATTTTGGGTGTTTGGATAGGAAATTTTATTTCTAAAATTTGA
- a CDS encoding gamma carbonic anhydrase family protein, producing MALLKKVLDKFPSIENDCYLSETCVIIGNVTIGSQSSVWFNAVIRGDVNFIKIGSRVNIQDNAVIHCTYMKHPTLIGNNVSIGHNAIVHGCSIHDDVLVGMGAIVMDEVTVESNAIIAAGAVVTQGTFISRGEIWAGIPAKKIGMVSEDLMKNKIHQTASNYIKYSKWYSNEEDDDDNGI from the coding sequence ATGGCGCTACTTAAAAAAGTATTAGATAAATTTCCCTCAATTGAAAATGATTGTTATTTATCAGAAACATGCGTAATCATCGGAAATGTGACTATAGGAAGCCAAAGTTCTGTTTGGTTTAATGCTGTAATCCGTGGTGATGTTAATTTTATAAAAATTGGCAGCAGAGTTAATATTCAAGACAATGCAGTCATTCATTGTACCTATATGAAACATCCTACCCTTATTGGAAATAACGTATCTATAGGTCATAATGCAATTGTCCATGGATGTTCCATTCACGATGATGTTCTGGTTGGTATGGGAGCTATAGTCATGGATGAGGTAACCGTAGAAAGTAATGCAATTATTGCTGCCGGAGCTGTAGTCACTCAAGGTACGTTTATATCACGTGGTGAAATTTGGGCAGGAATTCCGGCAAAAAAAATAGGTATGGTTTCAGAAGATTTAATGAAAAATAAAATACACCAGACGGCTTCCAATTATATTAAATACAGCAAATGGTATAGTAATGAAGAAGATGATGATGACAACGGCATTTAA